Proteins from a single region of Candidatus Rubrimentiphilum sp.:
- a CDS encoding phosphoribosylaminoimidazolesuccinocarboxamide synthase yields MNKGMEIAHGKTKVLYESPGQPDMAVVKQTDAISAGDGARRNEIAGKGRLAAQTTARVFRLLNLCGLPTHYLSGGEDDDQNEMLVRRCNMIPLEVVVRGVAAGSFVKRNPGMQRGAMLVPRLLEFFIKDDANHDPLITPDEIVSRNIAQPQEIAAMSEIARITFEILAHAWRKRDVMLVDLKVEFGRLAGGENQGQLVIADVIDNDSWRIWPGGREDRMLDKQIYRNLEKVDDEALNYVKSAYEQVADMTGGFPVMRPGMVAIFAENAEQTAQVNALSQALGQLGLPMIRHVASAAKTPGFVLQLVQQHDATFARLIYIALSGPEGALHAMLDGTTSAPVFEASGNDPNAVALQCAKALGLEDTVMFGRTLMVQTNARSAVLQADAALNMQPGPPPPNFA; encoded by the coding sequence ATGAACAAAGGCATGGAGATCGCGCACGGCAAGACCAAAGTGCTATACGAAAGCCCCGGTCAGCCGGACATGGCGGTGGTAAAGCAAACGGATGCGATTAGCGCGGGCGACGGCGCGCGGCGCAACGAGATTGCCGGCAAAGGCCGGCTCGCGGCGCAGACAACCGCGCGCGTTTTCCGCTTGCTCAATCTCTGCGGCCTTCCCACGCACTACTTGAGCGGCGGCGAAGACGACGATCAAAACGAAATGCTGGTCCGCCGTTGCAACATGATTCCGCTGGAAGTGGTGGTGCGCGGCGTAGCCGCCGGATCGTTCGTGAAACGCAATCCCGGCATGCAGCGCGGCGCGATGCTGGTTCCGCGCCTGCTCGAGTTTTTCATAAAGGACGACGCCAACCACGATCCGCTCATCACGCCGGACGAAATCGTTTCGCGCAACATCGCGCAGCCGCAAGAGATCGCCGCGATGAGCGAGATCGCGCGCATCACCTTCGAGATCCTCGCGCACGCCTGGCGCAAACGCGATGTAATGCTCGTAGATCTCAAGGTCGAATTCGGCCGGCTGGCAGGCGGCGAGAACCAGGGCCAACTCGTGATCGCGGACGTGATCGACAACGACTCGTGGCGCATCTGGCCCGGCGGCCGCGAAGACCGCATGCTCGACAAACAGATCTACCGCAACCTTGAAAAAGTCGATGACGAAGCTTTGAATTACGTGAAAAGCGCCTACGAACAGGTGGCCGATATGACGGGCGGGTTCCCGGTCATGCGCCCTGGCATGGTGGCGATCTTTGCGGAAAACGCCGAGCAGACGGCGCAAGTCAACGCGCTTTCGCAGGCGCTCGGACAACTCGGCTTGCCGATGATTCGACACGTCGCCAGCGCCGCGAAGACGCCCGGTTTCGTGCTGCAGCTCGTCCAACAGCACGATGCGACATTTGCGCGCCTCATTTACATCGCATTATCCGGACCCGAAGGTGCGCTGCACGCGATGCTCGACGGCACCACGAGCGCGCCGGTCTTTGAAGCGAGCGGCAACGATCCGAATGCGGTCGCGCTGCAATGCGCGAAGGCGCTGGGTCTAGAAGACACCGTGATGTTCGGGCGCACGCTGATGGTGCAGACCAACGCGCGCTCCGCCGTGCTGCAAGCCGACGCCGCGCTCAACATGCAGCCCGGCCCGCCGCCGCCGAACTTTGCCTAA
- a CDS encoding FAD-dependent oxidoreductase, which produces MENLRTDYCVVGAGFAGLAAARRLLDRGQTVTLLEARDRVGGRAWNRTAADGTVVSVGGTWIGKRQDRMFELCREFGLEVYPQYETGDSLLHLGGKNRRYKDIPAMDIFSLAGLGTAFWDLDRIVKKMPVGKPWETPGAKSLDSQTLGAWIDSWWNLPTPTAAKMMKTVMTTLFCTDPREVSLLGACVLARGGGKFEYYVDAHFTETHLVDGGAPEIANRMGAKLGSALRLSSPVRRIKQTATGVEVIADGVTVEARRVIVATPPFLASRIEYDPMLPPMHGQLMRRLLSGAAIRGITIYDEPFWRKDGFNGFSTAPDLPVPVALDQSPRSLNVGILSSYMFGPQAIKGATMDPAERRDIWLHSLAARFGPKALSPRAHLETDWAAEPWSLGGMIAHFPPGVLTNYGQVLHEPAGRIHFAGTERATEMHGLMEGAVRTGEAAADDVISAA; this is translated from the coding sequence ATGGAAAACTTACGTACCGATTACTGCGTAGTGGGTGCGGGGTTTGCAGGTTTGGCCGCAGCGAGGCGGCTGCTGGATCGCGGACAAACGGTTACGCTGCTCGAGGCGCGCGATCGCGTGGGCGGACGCGCATGGAATCGAACGGCTGCCGACGGAACCGTCGTTTCCGTCGGCGGCACCTGGATAGGCAAGCGTCAAGACCGTATGTTCGAACTCTGCCGCGAGTTCGGTCTGGAAGTTTATCCGCAATACGAAACCGGCGATTCGCTTCTGCATCTAGGCGGAAAGAATCGCCGCTACAAAGACATTCCGGCGATGGACATCTTCTCACTGGCAGGCCTCGGAACCGCGTTTTGGGATCTCGATCGCATCGTAAAAAAAATGCCGGTCGGCAAGCCATGGGAAACGCCGGGCGCGAAATCGCTCGATTCGCAAACTCTGGGTGCTTGGATCGATTCGTGGTGGAACTTACCGACGCCCACAGCGGCCAAGATGATGAAAACGGTCATGACAACCCTCTTCTGCACCGACCCGCGCGAAGTGTCGCTGCTGGGCGCCTGCGTACTCGCGCGCGGCGGCGGAAAGTTTGAGTATTACGTCGACGCCCATTTCACGGAAACGCATCTTGTTGACGGCGGAGCCCCCGAAATTGCAAACCGCATGGGCGCGAAACTTGGCAGCGCGCTGCGGCTCTCTTCACCGGTGCGGCGCATCAAGCAGACGGCCACCGGCGTGGAAGTGATTGCAGATGGCGTAACCGTCGAGGCGCGGCGTGTCATCGTCGCTACGCCCCCGTTTTTGGCCAGCCGTATCGAATACGACCCGATGCTGCCGCCCATGCACGGGCAGCTGATGCGCCGTTTGCTGTCCGGCGCGGCGATTCGCGGCATTACGATCTACGATGAACCGTTCTGGCGCAAAGACGGATTTAACGGTTTTAGCACGGCGCCCGACTTGCCCGTTCCCGTAGCACTCGATCAGTCGCCGCGTTCGCTGAACGTCGGGATCCTGAGCAGCTACATGTTCGGACCGCAAGCCATCAAGGGCGCAACGATGGACCCGGCGGAGCGCCGCGACATCTGGCTGCACTCGCTCGCCGCACGCTTTGGCCCCAAAGCGCTATCACCAAGAGCGCATCTAGAAACGGACTGGGCCGCGGAACCCTGGTCGCTCGGCGGCATGATCGCGCACTTTCCCCCCGGCGTGCTCACGAACTATGGACAAGTGCTGCACGAACCGGCGGGCCGCATTCACTTTGCCGGGACCGAACGCGCGACCGAAATGCATGGCCTTATGGAAGGCGCCGTGCGTACGGGCGAAGCTGCTGCCGACGACGTTATCAGCGCGGCGTAA
- a CDS encoding bifunctional 3,4-dihydroxy-2-butanone-4-phosphate synthase/GTP cyclohydrolase II, with the protein MTPFAQELNAAMSAAGLTAAELADRSGLTEAAISYLRSGQREPSYRSLQRLTQVLPELNTTLEQSSPFDSIEDAIKDIRAGKMIIVLDDEDRENEGDLVMAAQMATPESINFMRKYAGGLICVPVIAKRLDELHLPQMVSENSALHETAFTVSVEARGRTTTGISAHDRAATIAALLDPATKPSDLLRPGHTFPLRARDGGVLVRAGQTEAAVDLARLAGLYPAGVICEIMAEDGKMERLDGLVAFAKKHNLKLVLVKDLIAYRWRTEKLLHRIAEFKLPTPLGEWTGYAYENSIDKNTHVALVMGEIGDGKDLLVRVHSECLTGDALHSMRCDCADQRDGAMRIIADEGRGVFLYLRQEGRGIGLANKLRAYELQDKGADTVEANIALGLPVDKRDYGIGSQILADLGVKEMRIITNNPRKIFGLEGYGLKIVDRVPMQTPSTQFNRKYMATKRSKLGHMLEPALPHGDHP; encoded by the coding sequence CGTTCACTGCAGCGGCTGACCCAAGTCTTGCCGGAACTGAACACGACCCTCGAGCAATCCTCGCCGTTCGATTCGATCGAAGACGCCATCAAAGATATCCGCGCCGGCAAGATGATTATCGTGCTGGACGATGAGGATCGCGAAAACGAAGGCGATCTCGTCATGGCCGCGCAGATGGCGACGCCCGAGTCAATCAATTTCATGCGCAAGTACGCCGGCGGTTTGATTTGCGTGCCGGTTATCGCCAAGCGCCTTGACGAGTTGCACCTCCCGCAAATGGTCTCCGAAAATAGCGCGCTGCACGAAACCGCGTTCACTGTTTCGGTTGAAGCGCGCGGCCGCACGACGACCGGCATCTCGGCGCACGATCGCGCCGCGACGATCGCCGCACTCCTCGATCCCGCAACCAAACCGTCCGACCTGCTGCGTCCAGGACACACGTTTCCGTTGCGTGCGCGCGACGGCGGCGTGCTCGTGCGCGCGGGCCAAACCGAAGCCGCGGTCGATCTCGCGCGTTTGGCGGGCCTTTATCCCGCCGGCGTTATCTGCGAGATCATGGCGGAAGACGGCAAGATGGAGCGGCTCGACGGTCTGGTCGCGTTTGCGAAAAAACACAACCTCAAACTCGTGCTGGTGAAAGATCTCATCGCCTACCGCTGGCGCACGGAAAAGCTGCTGCATCGCATCGCTGAATTCAAACTTCCGACGCCGCTCGGCGAATGGACCGGCTACGCCTACGAAAACAGCATCGACAAGAATACGCACGTTGCGTTGGTGATGGGCGAGATCGGTGACGGCAAAGACTTGCTCGTGCGCGTCCACTCCGAATGTTTAACCGGCGACGCGTTGCACTCGATGCGCTGCGACTGCGCCGACCAGCGCGACGGCGCGATGCGGATCATCGCCGATGAAGGGCGCGGCGTCTTTCTGTATCTGCGACAAGAAGGCCGCGGTATCGGCCTGGCCAACAAATTGCGTGCCTACGAATTGCAAGACAAAGGCGCGGACACGGTTGAAGCCAACATCGCGCTCGGCCTGCCGGTCGACAAACGCGACTACGGTATCGGTTCGCAGATTTTGGCGGATCTCGGCGTGAAAGAGATGCGCATCATCACGAACAATCCGCGCAAGATCTTCGGCCTTGAAGGCTATGGCTTGAAAATCGTGGACCGCGTTCCGATGCAGACGCCGTCGACGCAATTCAATCGCAAATACATGGCGACCAAACGCAGCAAGCTCGGCCACATGCTCGAGCCCGCCTTGCCGCACGGCGACCATCCGTGA
- a CDS encoding carbonic anhydrase, with protein MSISRRNFLASSGIVTGAALAGLPMARLAAAKPAPMPHPAASAIIARLMAGNARYMAGKTVHGDLTARRDELSGSQRPFAMILSCADSRVPPELIFDQGLGDLFVVRVAGNYAETGGIGSFEYAFAHFDSPFLMVLGHSNCGAVHATVDAYGNPKASAPGDIIAIVNAITPAVKATKGMAGDKYVNAIAENARMNAAKLSSQKPILGPAVAAKKLQVVSAVYDLKTGKVNLL; from the coding sequence ATGTCCATTTCGCGCCGCAATTTTCTGGCAAGCTCCGGAATCGTCACGGGGGCCGCTCTCGCGGGTCTGCCGATGGCCAGATTAGCCGCAGCCAAGCCCGCCCCGATGCCCCATCCCGCAGCCAGCGCCATTATCGCCCGCCTAATGGCGGGAAACGCCCGCTACATGGCCGGCAAGACGGTTCACGGCGACCTGACGGCCCGCCGCGACGAGCTCTCCGGCAGCCAACGCCCCTTTGCAATGATCCTGAGTTGTGCCGACTCCCGCGTCCCGCCCGAACTCATTTTCGATCAGGGCTTAGGCGATTTGTTCGTCGTCCGTGTCGCCGGCAATTACGCCGAGACGGGCGGCATCGGTTCATTCGAATACGCGTTCGCGCATTTTGACTCGCCCTTCCTCATGGTGTTGGGCCATTCGAATTGCGGTGCAGTGCACGCGACCGTCGACGCATACGGAAATCCGAAAGCATCTGCGCCCGGCGACATTATCGCGATCGTTAATGCGATCACGCCGGCGGTCAAGGCGACGAAGGGCATGGCCGGCGACAAATACGTCAACGCCATCGCTGAAAACGCGCGCATGAACGCCGCCAAGCTATCCTCGCAAAAACCAATTCTCGGCCCCGCGGTCGCTGCGAAAAAACTGCAAGTCGTCAGCGCGGTTTACGACTTGAAGACCGGCAAGGTAAACCTACTCTAG
- the mtnA gene encoding S-methyl-5-thioribose-1-phosphate isomerase: MLHGTRAGRIRLAIETPQAVRWTGDAIEYVDQRLLPHETVVRRATTAEELEAAIKTLAVRGAPCIGVFGAYGVALLRKQITDDKQFEKAVERVRSARPTAVNLRWAIDRVLKSKDMLAEAQAIHQEQHEIDRRIAESAAELIAPNAAIYTHCHTGSLATAGAGTALGTIIFAARAGKKPRVFVGETRPLLQGGRLTYYELAQAGVDATLVVDSAAAISMQRKEIDLVIVGADRIARNGDTANKIGTYGLAILAAHHRIPFYVAAPRSTFDFTLENGTKIPIEERSPDEVAGFGKTRVALSGANAYNPAFDVTPNHLITAFITEYGILRPPYGESIADLELRPSVLFTPR, from the coding sequence GTGCTACACGGCACACGCGCCGGCCGCATCCGTCTAGCGATCGAAACCCCGCAAGCCGTTCGGTGGACCGGCGACGCGATCGAATACGTCGATCAGCGTCTGCTTCCGCATGAAACCGTCGTCCGCCGCGCGACGACGGCGGAAGAATTAGAAGCCGCCATAAAAACGCTGGCCGTGCGCGGCGCGCCGTGCATCGGCGTCTTTGGCGCGTACGGCGTGGCGCTCTTGCGCAAGCAAATCACCGACGACAAACAGTTTGAAAAAGCGGTCGAGCGCGTGCGCAGCGCGCGGCCGACGGCCGTGAATTTACGCTGGGCGATCGATCGGGTGCTGAAATCGAAGGACATGCTCGCCGAAGCGCAAGCGATTCACCAGGAACAGCACGAGATCGACCGGCGCATCGCTGAGTCGGCGGCGGAGCTCATCGCACCGAATGCGGCGATCTATACGCACTGCCACACCGGTTCGCTCGCCACCGCAGGCGCCGGCACCGCGCTTGGCACGATCATCTTTGCGGCGCGCGCCGGGAAGAAGCCGCGCGTGTTTGTGGGCGAGACGCGTCCGCTCTTGCAAGGCGGCCGCCTGACGTACTACGAGCTTGCGCAAGCCGGCGTTGATGCGACGCTCGTTGTTGATTCCGCGGCCGCCATCTCCATGCAACGTAAAGAAATCGACCTCGTAATCGTCGGCGCCGACCGCATCGCGCGCAACGGCGATACCGCAAACAAAATCGGCACGTACGGTCTGGCGATTCTAGCCGCGCACCACCGCATTCCGTTCTATGTCGCCGCGCCGCGCTCGACGTTCGACTTTACGCTGGAGAACGGCACGAAGATACCGATCGAAGAGCGTTCGCCCGACGAAGTGGCCGGCTTCGGGAAAACGCGCGTGGCCTTATCGGGCGCAAATGCTTACAATCCGGCGTTCGACGTTACACCGAATCATCTCATAACCGCTTTCATTACCGAGTATGGGATTTTACGCCCGCCCTACGGCGAGTCGATCGCCGATCTTGAACTTCGTCCCAGCGTCTTATTTACGCCGCGCTGA
- the purB gene encoding adenylosuccinate lyase — MNYDSYASPFSWRYGSAELRALFSEKERRKLWRQVWLALAEAQSRHGLVTKDELEDIRAHAGDVDIEAALKIENEIHHDLMAEIRVFASQAKTGGGKLHLGSTSMDVEDTVETYRLRRATALIGAALDELLRAFAKKVREHADLVCMAFTHLQPAEPTTLGYRFAVYAQDLLIDDTTLRFVFENLTAKGMRGAVGTSASYEQLLNGSGSAETLEKAVLERFGLTAREISTQTYPRKLDYMLLSALAGIGASLSKFAADIRILSSPEFGEVFEPFAEKQVGSSAMPFKRNPILCERIGSLARMLPAYAEVAWQNAATNYLERTLDDSANRRTILPEALLCTDEIIRLALKVVNGLTVETKRIAENLRTYGPFAGTESVLLEAVRAGGDRQELHEVLRAAAMQSWKAIAQGKENPLGQLLTEEPELTNRIDPAEIRRLLEPSKHIGNAAPRALLLAAKIDALPAFPTQPTVVA; from the coding sequence ATGAATTACGACTCGTACGCGTCCCCGTTCTCCTGGAGATACGGAAGCGCGGAGCTGCGCGCGCTGTTTTCGGAAAAGGAGCGCCGTAAACTCTGGCGACAGGTTTGGCTTGCGTTGGCGGAGGCGCAATCGCGTCACGGACTGGTTACGAAAGACGAGCTCGAGGATATTCGCGCGCATGCCGGCGACGTCGACATCGAAGCTGCGCTCAAGATCGAAAACGAAATTCACCACGACTTGATGGCCGAAATCCGCGTCTTCGCGTCGCAAGCCAAGACCGGCGGCGGAAAACTGCATCTCGGTTCGACGTCGATGGACGTCGAGGACACCGTTGAAACCTACCGTTTGCGCCGCGCGACCGCGCTGATTGGCGCAGCGCTCGACGAATTGCTGCGCGCCTTTGCGAAAAAGGTTCGCGAGCACGCCGATCTGGTTTGCATGGCGTTCACGCATCTGCAGCCTGCCGAGCCGACGACGCTCGGCTATCGCTTTGCGGTCTACGCGCAAGACCTCTTGATCGACGACACCACGTTGCGCTTCGTCTTCGAAAACCTGACCGCCAAAGGCATGCGCGGCGCGGTCGGCACGTCCGCTTCATACGAACAACTGCTTAATGGCAGCGGCTCGGCGGAGACGTTGGAGAAGGCGGTGCTCGAGCGCTTCGGTTTGACTGCCCGCGAGATTAGCACGCAAACGTATCCACGCAAACTCGACTACATGCTCTTGAGCGCGCTGGCCGGCATCGGCGCATCGCTTTCAAAGTTTGCGGCCGACATTCGCATCCTTAGCTCGCCGGAGTTCGGCGAAGTCTTCGAACCATTCGCCGAAAAACAAGTCGGCAGTTCCGCGATGCCGTTCAAACGTAACCCCATTCTGTGTGAACGCATCGGATCGCTCGCGCGCATGTTGCCCGCGTACGCTGAAGTCGCTTGGCAAAATGCGGCCACGAATTATCTTGAGCGCACGCTCGACGACAGCGCCAACCGCCGCACGATTTTGCCCGAGGCGCTGCTCTGCACCGACGAAATCATTCGCCTCGCGCTGAAGGTTGTGAACGGTTTGACCGTCGAGACGAAGCGCATCGCGGAAAATCTGCGCACGTACGGTCCTTTCGCCGGAACGGAGTCCGTGCTATTGGAGGCTGTGCGCGCCGGCGGCGACCGTCAGGAGTTGCACGAAGTGTTGCGCGCCGCCGCAATGCAATCGTGGAAAGCGATCGCGCAAGGCAAGGAAAACCCGCTCGGCCAGCTCCTCACCGAAGAACCCGAACTCACGAATCGGATCGATCCGGCGGAGATCCGCCGCCTGCTGGAGCCGTCGAAACATATTGGCAATGCAGCGCCGCGCGCATTATTGCTAGCGGCGAAGATCGACGCACTACCAGCCTTTCCGACTCAACCAACGGTGGTGGCGTAA
- the ribH gene encoding 6,7-dimethyl-8-ribityllumazine synthase, which translates to MSLDCSGKRFAIIVARFYPQIADWLEEGARRGLAECNVREQDVTTYNVPGCFELPLAASRLIAADKADAIVALGAVVRGETAHFDYVAGEAARGIMNVQVATGVPIGFGVLTTDTLAQAEQRADPKRGDKGYHAALAAATLLGIPPDSARESVGFRRA; encoded by the coding sequence GTGAGCCTCGATTGCAGCGGTAAACGGTTCGCCATTATCGTTGCGCGGTTTTATCCGCAGATCGCCGATTGGCTTGAAGAAGGCGCGCGCCGCGGGTTAGCCGAGTGCAACGTACGCGAGCAAGACGTCACGACCTACAACGTCCCGGGCTGCTTTGAATTGCCGCTGGCCGCCAGCCGCCTCATCGCGGCGGACAAGGCTGATGCAATCGTCGCGCTCGGTGCAGTCGTGCGTGGGGAGACGGCGCACTTCGATTACGTCGCGGGCGAAGCGGCGCGCGGCATCATGAACGTCCAGGTGGCAACGGGCGTCCCGATTGGCTTCGGCGTGCTCACCACCGACACGCTCGCCCAAGCCGAACAGCGTGCCGATCCCAAGCGCGGCGACAAGGGCTATCACGCCGCGCTGGCGGCCGCGACGCTGCTGGGCATACCGCCCGATTCAGCCCGCGAAAGCGTAGGATTCCGCCGCGCTTAG